A single Tenacibaculum sp. Bg11-29 DNA region contains:
- a CDS encoding type 1 periplasmic binding fold superfamily protein, with amino-acid sequence MKFIKLLAILFISTLTITSCSDDTPVPVHEEEVITTMTIELTPNGGGDKVTIQSKDADGEGPNAPVITGGILVANKTYSGVITLLNELETPAENITTEVAEEADEHQFFYSANIVSSTFAYAGNNDANGNPVGINFTVTTSDAGTGSYVVTLRHEPSKSATGVKEGDITNAGGETDIQVSFPITVQ; translated from the coding sequence ATGAAATTTATTAAATTATTAGCTATATTATTTATTTCTACATTAACAATTACTTCTTGTTCTGATGACACTCCTGTACCAGTACATGAAGAAGAGGTTATTACAACAATGACTATTGAGTTAACACCTAACGGAGGTGGCGATAAAGTAACTATACAAAGTAAAGATGCTGATGGTGAAGGGCCAAATGCTCCAGTTATTACAGGAGGTATATTAGTTGCAAACAAAACCTATAGTGGAGTTATTACATTATTAAATGAATTAGAAACTCCTGCTGAAAATATTACTACAGAAGTTGCTGAAGAGGCTGATGAACATCAATTTTTTTATAGTGCAAACATTGTATCAAGTACATTTGCCTATGCTGGTAATAATGACGCTAACGGAAACCCTGTAGGTATTAATTTTACTGTAACTACAAGTGATGCTGGTACTGGTAGTTATGTTGTAACTTTAAGACATGAGCCTTCTAAAAGCGCTACTGGTGTAAAAGAAGGAGATATTACTAATGCTGGTGGAGAAACTGATATACAAGTTAGTTTTCCTATTACTGTACAATAA
- a CDS encoding IS3 family transposase has translation MELRHKYYLELLLTHTNIARCSFYYHQKQNKSTDKYKVIKELIITIYHKHKGRYEYRCITDQLNNNGIIIIHKTVLRLMKSLGLKNLIRVKKYKSYKGNFGKIAPNILERKFKADAPSKNEQQI, from the coding sequence ATGGAATTAAGGCATAAGTATTATTTAGAATTACTTTTAACACACACAAATATAGCTAGATGTAGTTTTTATTATCATCAGAAACAAAACAAGTCAACTGATAAGTACAAAGTAATAAAAGAGTTAATAATAACTATTTATCACAAACACAAAGGGCGTTATGAGTATAGATGCATTACTGATCAGTTGAACAATAATGGGATTATTATTATTCATAAAACTGTTTTAAGGTTGATGAAATCATTAGGGTTAAAAAACCTTATAAGAGTAAAAAAATATAAATCCTATAAAGGCAATTTTGGAAAAATAGCACCTAATATATTAGAACGGAAATTTAAAGCAGATGCTCCTAGTAAAAATGAGCAACAGATATAA
- a CDS encoding helix-turn-helix domain-containing protein yields MGRKVKYDYAFKLECVKLVLESHYSAAAVSKQKGLNQSNIRKWVGFYKVQGEKGLLPRNNRSYSATFKLEVLQSIDKEFLSLRDACFKFNIPDPGVIVKWKRSFANFGFEGLQPKAKKGRPKSMANFKRKKHKSTKPLTREEELLQKIESLRCENDLLKKFHALIQAEKKARK; encoded by the coding sequence ATGGGCAGAAAAGTCAAGTATGATTATGCATTTAAACTTGAATGTGTAAAATTAGTTTTAGAATCACACTATTCAGCAGCAGCTGTTTCTAAACAAAAAGGTCTAAATCAATCTAACATTCGTAAATGGGTTGGTTTTTACAAAGTCCAAGGAGAAAAAGGATTATTACCTAGGAATAACAGGAGCTATTCAGCAACTTTCAAGTTAGAAGTTTTACAGTCAATCGATAAAGAATTTTTATCGTTAAGAGATGCTTGTTTTAAATTCAATATTCCAGACCCTGGTGTGATTGTTAAATGGAAAAGAAGTTTTGCTAACTTTGGTTTTGAAGGGTTACAACCTAAAGCTAAAAAAGGCAGACCTAAATCTATGGCTAATTTTAAACGAAAAAAACACAAATCAACTAAACCTTTAACAAGGGAAGAAGAGTTGTTGCAAAAGATAGAATCTTTACGATGTGAGAACGATTTACTAAAAAAGTTTCATGCCTTAATTCAAGCAGAAAAAAAAGCAAGAAAGTAA